A genomic stretch from Ovis canadensis isolate MfBH-ARS-UI-01 breed Bighorn chromosome 5, ARS-UI_OviCan_v2, whole genome shotgun sequence includes:
- the PGBD2 gene encoding piggyBac transposable element-derived protein 2, with translation MASSSSGLSTGRSTSSKLKSVKLLEVLNALEEEESGHSREEIFIAPPKNAAGDFTDEDSGDEDGQRGTHVPGNVLHAFVVPEDSGTGEEEEDDLQLQPATKKRKAVVEPQRIWTKRDIHPDFSSWTATDPHMEDLKSQELSPVGLFELFFDEGTINFIVNETNRYARQKNVNLGLTAQELKCVLGILILSGYISYPRRRMFWETSPDSHHHLVADAIRRDRFELIFSYLHFADNNELDESDRFAKVRPLIVRMNYNFRKHAPLEEFYSFGESMCEYFGYRGSKQLPAGKPVRLGYKIWCGTTSRGYLVWFEPSQGTLFTKPDRGLDLGGSMVVKFVDALQTRGCLPYHIFFDKVFTSVKLMSILRKKGVKATGTVREYRTERCPLKDPKELKKMKRGSFDYKVDESEEIIVCRWHDSSVVNICSNAVGIEPVGLTSHHSGAAKMQTQVHQPSLLRLYQEKVGGVGRMDQNIAKYKVKIRGMKWYSSFIGYVIDAALNNAWQLHRICCHDAQVDLLAFRRYVACVYLESNADTSSQGRRSRRLETESRFDMIGHWIIHQDKRTRCALCHSQTNTRCEKCQKGVHAKCFRAYHIR, from the exons ATGGCTTCATCTTCAAG CGGCCTCTCTACTGGGAGAAGTACCAGCTCAAAGCTGAAGTCTGTGAAGTTACTTGAGGTTCTGAATGCTCTGGAAGAGGAGGAATCTGGCCACAGTAGGGAGGAGATCTTCATTGCACCGCCCAAAAATGCTGCAGGGGACTTCACTGATGAAGACTCAGGTGATGAAGATGGCCAGCGAGGAACCCATGTGCCTGGTAATGTGCTGCATGCTTTTGTGGTTCCTGAGGACTCTGGCaccggggaggaggaggaggatgaccTGCAGCTGCAGCCAGCCACGAAGAAGCGAAAGGCAGTAGTGGAACCTCAACGTATTTGGACCAAAAGAGATATCCACCCGGACTTCAGCAGTTGGACAGCAACAGATCCTCATATGGAAGATCTCAAAAGCCAGGAACTGAGTCCTGTAGGTCTCTTTGAACTGTTTTTTGATGAAGGAACGATTAATTTTATTGTTAATGAAACCAATCGTTATGCTAGGCAGAAAAATGTCAACCTGGGTCTCAcagcccaggaattgaagtgTGTCTTGGGCATTTTGATTTTAAGTGGGTATATCTCTTATCCAAGGAGAAGGATGTTTTGGGAAACATCTCCTGACTCACATCACCATCTTGTGGCTGATGCAATTCGAAGGGACAGATTTGAACTGATCTTCTCATACCTGCATTTTGCAGATAACAAtgagcttgatgaaagtgataggtTTGCCAAGGTCAGGCCTCTCATCGTACGCATGAACTACAATTTCCGGAAACATGCACCCTTGGAAGAGTTCTATAGCTTTGGCGAATCCATGTGTGAATACTTTGGATACCGGGGGTCTAAGCAGCTGCCTGCAGGGAAGCCTGTGAGGCTGGGCTACAAGATCTGGTGTGGGACAACCAGCAGGGGCTATCTGGTGTGGTTTGAGCCCTCCCAGGGCACACTGTTCACTAAGCCAGACAGGGGCCTGGACCTGGGAGGCAGTATGGTAGTGAAATTTGTGGACGCACTTCAGACGCGTGGCTGTCTGCCATACCACATATTTTTTGACAAGGTTTTTACAAGTGTCAAATTGATGTCCATTTTAAGGAAGAAAGGAGTGAAGGCCACAGGAACTGTTCGTGAGTACAGAACTGAGCGTTGTCCCCTTAAAGATCCCAaagaactgaagaaaatgaagaggggtTCGTTTGATTACAAAGTTGACGAGAGTGAGGAGATCATTGTGTGCCGCTGGCACGATAGCAGTGTGGTCAACATCTGCTCCAATGCTGTGGGCATAGAGCCGGTGGGGCTGACGAGCCATCACTCAGGAGCAGCCAAGATGCAGACCCAGGTTCATCAGCCATCCCTGCTGAGACTGTACCAGGAGAAGGTGGGGGGTGTCGGCCGTATGGACCAGAACATCGCCAAGTACAAGGTGAAGATCCGGGGTATGAAGTGGTACTCGAGTTTCATTGGTTATGTTATTGATGCGGCCCTTAACAATGCTTGGCAGCTGCATAGGATATGTTGCCATGATGCCCAGGTGGACCTCCTGGCCTTCCGAAGATATGTGGCCTGTGTGTACTTAGAGAGCAATGCAGACACATCTTCCCAAGGGAGGAGAAGCAGGCGGCTGGAAACTGAGAGCCGCTTCGACATGATTGGGCACTGGATCATCCACCAGGACAAGAGGACCCGATGTGCCCTGTGCCACTCACAGACCAACACCCGCTGCGAGAAGTGCCAGAAGGGCGTCCACGCCAAGTGCTTCAGGGCATACCACATCCGGTAA